Proteins from a genomic interval of Drosophila melanogaster chromosome 2R:
- the CG1946 gene encoding uncharacterized protein produces MTIEWAPLRVPLERRLQTLVTSFFTYTFFTLPISSCLAVAILLYYGEMFVRSLLLIYFVKIYLDYKRNYGIMEGNGWLFYRSNWRYRNYFPVELVKTAELPPNRNYIVASFPHGILGTGTCINMSLDIDNWLSLYPHVRPKIATLDHHFKTPFLRDILRWWGMVSVSKESLSYLLSKSNDPMHKDNRDGFTSNAVAVLVGGAKEAMDSHPGQYILTLKDRKGFVKMAVRTGSSIVPSLSFGEVDIFDQVANPPDSSLRRFQNVVKKFTGISPLLPKGRGIFNYNYGILPHRRRIVQVVGSPIDVERCETPDPEYVDKIHGQVIDALARMFDEYKEKYTPNSKHIKLIIQ; encoded by the exons ATGACAATCGAATGGGCTCCTCTCCGGGTTCCGCTGGAACGGCGGCTTCAGACCCTGGTTACGTCATTCTTCACCTATACCTTCTTTACGCTGCCCATCTCGTCCTGCCTCGCAGTAGCTATCCTGCTG TACTACGGCGAAATGTTTGTGCGTAGTCTGCTTCTTATctattttgtgaaaatttatttggattataaaagaaattacGGCATTATGGAAGGTAATGG TTGGTTATTCTACCGCAGCAATTGGAGATATCGAAACTACTTCCCCGTCGAACTTGTAAAAACCGCCGAGCTGCCTCCCAACAGGAACTATATCGTAGCAAGCTTTCCACACGGAATACTTGG TACTGGAACTTGCATTAACATGAGCCTGGACATCGACAATTGGCTATCCCTTTACCCGCACGTTCGACCCAAGATCGCCACCCTGGATCATCACTTCAAGACGCCTTTCCTGCGTGACATATTGCGCTGGTGGGGCATGGTATCGGTTTCCAAGGAATCCCTGTCCTATTTACTCAGCAAGTCAAATGATCCAATGCACAAGGATAATCGGGATGGTTTCACATCCAATGCGGTGGCCGTACTTGTTGGTGGCGCCAAGGAAGCCATGGATTCGCATCCGGGACAGTACATTTTGACCCTCAAGGATAGAAAGGGTTTCGTCAAAATGGCTGTTCGAACCGG ATCGTCGATTGTGCCCTCGTTGTCCTTTGGCGAGGTGGACATATTTGATCAGGTGGCTAATCCTCCGGACTCCTCGCTCCGTCGCTTCCAGAATGTGGTCAAGAAATTCACAGGCATTTCACCGCTCCTTCCCAAGGGTCGCGGTATCTTCAACTACAACTATGGCATTCTCCCACATCGACGACGTATTGTCCAAGTTG TTGGTTCCCCCATCGATGTGGAAAGATGCGAGACTCCCGATCCCGAATATGTGGACAAGATCCATGGGCAGGTGATCGACGCGCTGGCGAGGATGTTCGATGAATACAAAGAGAAGTACACTCCAAACTCAAAGCATATCAAACTTATAATACAGTGA
- the Dgat2 gene encoding diacylglycerol O-acyltransferase 2, whose amino-acid sequence MKIEWAPLRVPLERRLQILVTAFFTSMLLILLSVSFLLVAGSLIYGGLLVRSLMVTYLAYVFVHHKKTQSVVDGNGWMITRTNLLHRHYRDYFPVELVKTAELPATKNYILASFPHGILGTGIGINMGLEISKWLELFPQVRPKLGTLDQHFHVPFMREVLRCWGLVSVSKEALIRMLSKSNDPKHKDNRDGFTSNAVAILVGGAQEAMDSHPGQYILTLKNRKGFVRMAIRTGSSIVPSFSFGEVDIFDQVANPPNSLLRRFQDFVKKLTGVSPLIPVGRGFFNYTFGFLPFRRRIVQVVGAPIDVVKNEHPDSEYVDKVHGQVIESLEKLFDQYKDKYLENSKSATLVVH is encoded by the exons ATGAAAATCGAGTGGGCACCACTGCGGGTTCCTCTGGAACGCCGACTGCAGATACTGGTCACGGCCTTTTTCACCTCCATGCTGCTGATACTATTGTCAGTTTCCTTCCTTTTGGTAGCTGGATCACTG ATCTACGGAGGTCTTTTGGTGCGTAGTCTGATGGTAACTTACTTGGCCTACGTCTTTGTGCACCACAAGAAAACCCAATCCGTTGTGGATGGCAATGG CTGGATGATAACACGCACCAACCTTTTGCATCGCCACTATCGTGATTACTTTCCCGTGGAGCTGGTGAAAACAGCCGAACTGCCAGCTACTAAGAACTACATCTTGGCCAGCTTTCCCCACGGAATTCTGGG CACAGGCATTGGCATTAACATGGGCTTGGAAATCTCCAAGTGGCTGGAGCTATTCCCCCAAGTGCGTCCCAAACTGGGCACTCTGGATCAGCATTTCCATGTTCCGTTCATGCGTGAGGTCCTCCGCTGCTGGGGTCTGGTGTCAGTGTCCAAAGAGGCGCTGATCCGTATGCTCAGCAAGTCAAATGATCCCAAGCACAAGGATAATCGGGATGGTTTCACCTCCAATGCGGTGGCCATTCTGGTTGGCGGTGCCCAGGAAGCCATGGACTCTCATCCTGGGCAGTACATTTTAACCTTGAAGAATAGGAAAGGCTTCGTGCGAATGGCCATTAGAACGGG CTCATCGATTGTTCCTTCATTTTCCTTTGGAGAGGTGGACATTTTCGATCAGGTGGCAAATCCCCCCAACTCGCTGCTCCGACGGTTTCAGGACTTTGTCAAGAAGCTCACCGGAGTCTCTCCGCTGATTCCTGTGGGCCGCGGATTCTTCAACTACACCTTTGGCTTCCTCCCATTCCGACGACGCATTGTCCAAGTTG TTGGTGCTCCCATCGATGTTGTTAAGAACGAGCACCCAGACTCGGAGTATGTGGATAAAGTGCATGGACAGGTCATTGAGTCGCTGGAGAAGTTATTCGATCAGTACAAAGACAAGTACTTGGAGAATTCGAAGAGTGCCACTCTAGTTGTACACTAG